The Mastomys coucha isolate ucsf_1 unplaced genomic scaffold, UCSF_Mcou_1 pScaffold20, whole genome shotgun sequence nucleotide sequence AGGAGATGGCAATTCAAGACAATcctacacacatatgtgaataaCAGCAGTTACCTTAAGATTAGATAGCTCAgtaaagctggaaaaaaaaatcacagactcTCATGGGTATTTGTTTTCTATATCCCGAAAAAATGGGAATCTCTATGATAAAATAACATATTGACTGTGTTGACAACACAATCTTatctcaattttatttatatgtatacataaatatatttatatatttgtataattacatattttatacatttaatagaatgtattatattatgcatatcatattatatagcataatatatatttaatgcagTAAAGTATCAATCAACATGGCATATGGATATCGATCCTGTATAACTATCACTGTAATAATGACCACAAAAAATCATTTCTGCAACTAAAGCTCAGGCAATAAAGCCAGCTCCCTAGTCAGCTTTATCACAGACTTTTATAGAGACATTATGAATATTAAAACCGGAATAATAGTCAAATATTTTAAACTCCATTGGCTCATGAAGATAGTAACCTGAGGTTTGCCATTTGGCTGGCTGCCTAAAAGGCAAACAGAAATGCATTTGCAGGTGGTCTAGCTTTGCCTGCTGATGAGAACCCAGTCCCTGGAGCCTTTATTCCAGACACTTAACGAATGTGCTTAATTTTTGTTTCCTCATTTGCTCCTTCAAGAAGGCTCTGGGAGTCTCTAATTCTCAGCTCTATGTGCCTAGAATGGTCTGGTTTTACATATGCCCATCAAGGATTCAAAATAGCATGCCAAGTAAAAGTTTGATGCCTCAGAACTGAGTTTTAATATCAGTGCCACCACTTTCTAGGCATGCTATTAACTTCCTAAGGCATCCATGTGTGTCCTTCACAAGATGGGGAAAATAACTGTGCCAACCTTCTAGAATTCTGATGATCTTATAAGcttatacatgtatgtacccaATAGAACTTAGCTGTGAGTATTACTGTCACGGGGCATACATGGGTCTGTCTTTAAGAGTAACTAGTAGTTTAACTGTATTGGTGTTACACCTCTGCTTCCAACAATCAAAACCCCACGGTGTTAAACTAATGGGGTTAAGGAAGGGGACATAGCTCATTTGATAGTGCCCTTGCCTAGCcctgtgcaaagccctgggctcagtccccacataaaccaggcatggtggggtACACTACCCTCAGCTACCTAGCagattcgaggtcagcctgaaatacatgaaagcctgtctcaaaaataaaatataacatagacgagagagagagaaggaggggaactGGAAGTGtttatcatttctcccttctgttACTTACAGGTTTAAGGTAGGCAACATTGCTGTGTCGGATGTCATTCAAGAGCTGGTCTCTGGGAGTGATTTCCACCAGCGGAGGCGGCCTATTTCTAGGCACTGGCTTGAGCGTTTTGATGACATCTTTGAGGTTGGTTTTCTCCTGTGCCTCTCTGGCTTCCGGCATTCGAGATTTGCGCTGAATTCTCTTCAGCTTTACCACCCTGAAGGAGTCGGGGTCTGTCTTGCACTGTGGAGGTTGGGGCGGATTtttgatcatttcttttcttgCACCAAAGGGGACTTCCTGAGCATCGAGGGGCCGCCCGGATGAAGGCTGGAAGAACTCCTGCATTCTGGGATCCGGCATGGGTCCTCCCAACCTCTCCCACATCCCAGGGGGCAGCCCCAACCCATTCTCCAACATAGCTATCAGCTTTCTCTGCTCTTtaagttgctgctgctgctgttcttcctgtcttttctgcCTCCGTTTATCCTGGTTCCTGGTAAGCAGATTCGTTACCACCATTCTGGGACCAGGAAGCTCGAAATGGTAGCCCATCTTCAACAGAGTGTTGTTGGCCTTCAGAAGCCTCGAGATTTCCATTTCGGCGTGGTGGCCCAGCATATGCCTCTGGTTGTGAAACCGAAGTTCAGTCAACGTTTCATTGAACTGGAGGCACCTCATGATGGCCACGATGCCCTTCCCGGTGATGAAGTTGGACTCGATATTGAGGGTGGTGATGCTCCTATTTTCGCGCAGCATGTTGGCCAAGGCGAACGCTACGCTCTCATCAGCACCGACGTTGGCTAAGCTGAAGCttttgatgtgtttgtttttcttcattgcaTTGACAAAGTCcagtaacatttctttagggATGTTTTCAATGTTGTTCAGGTTGAGTTCCTTCATGTCAGGGTCATTCTGTCTCACTCGTCTCAAACTTCCATCCAGGTCTGTCTGGTTCCCTGACGGCCTTGCACTTACCTTCAGAAAACTGGTATCTAGAGCTAACTTCTTAGGGTCTAATTTGGCTATTTTCTTCTCACTCTTTTCTTTGGTCTCTGGTGTGTCTTTTTGCTCTTCAGGTGATTTACTAGCCGGCTGCTGGCAGGTGCCCAGATTGTTGTGGCCTTGTTCCTTTGCTTCGTTCTTTTCTCTGTTGGTTTGTTCACCAACTTCatcctcttcatcttcatcatcctcttcttcatcatcttcttcatcttcatcctcctcttcttcatcttcatcgtTATCTTCTGTTTCTTGTACATTATTGCTCCCATTTGATTCTCTTTTCTTTGCAAGGATTTCACTGTtgagcttttcttttaaaaactggggCATGCTTTTAATGCCTTTGTCTCTTACTTCATGTTGTTTTTGAGTGTTTTCCTAAAAGATAGGTTTACAACAATTAGAATCCATAGCAGTGAAGAAACACAAAATCCAGCAATGTCTACTGGAGTTTAAaatgttggggttttgtttttgtttttgtttttgttttgttttgtttttaggggactggagagatggctcagcagctaagaaatGTTTGctgctctcttccagaggacctgagtttgtttctcCATACCCACTTCTGGCAGCTTAAagctgcttgtaactccagctccagggatctgacgccctcttccggcCTCCTAAGGCACTGTATTCAAATACACTAAGGCtaatctcacacacacaggaatgcacatgcatgcacttaagcacacacacacatacagttacaCATAGAAGaagtctttcaaaaatatttctggggctggggaaatggttcagtgggtaaagtactggCTGCACAAGCATAAGaatttgaggacctgagttcaaacttccagcatccacataaagtAAGATGAAAAATGgaagatggagaccagaagaatcTCTGAAGGCTCAGGGCCAAGTAAGCCTGGCATACGCAGTGATGATTAAGAGACTAAGAGACCCTGACACAAACAGGTGAATGCTATAACTGATGCCTGAGgttaccctctccctctccctcctccctctccctcctccctctcctttccttccctctctccctcccttccttccctctccccctcccttccNNNNNNNNNNNNNNNNNNNNNNNNNNNNNNNNNNNNNNNNNNNNNNNNNNNNNNNNNNNNNNNNNNNNNNNNNNNNNNNNNNNNNNNNNNNNNNNNNNNNNNNNNNNNNNNNNNNNNNNNNNNNNNNNNNNNNNNNNNNNNNNNNNNNNNNNNNNNNNNNNNNNNNNNNNNNNNNNNNNNNNNNNNNNNNNNNNNNNNNNNNNNNNNNNNNNNNNNNNNNNNNNNNNNNNNNNNNNNNNNNNNNNNNNNNNNNNNNNNNCCCCCCTCTCCCCcaccacatacacagaaacacacgtgcatacaaagcacacacattcacagaagattttgtaaaatattaaataaagccaggcatggtggcacctgcctttaacttcaccactctagaggcagaggcaggcagatctctgggttctgGGCCAGCATATGATCTAAAATAATGCGTCTCTGATTACCCAGACCTACatagagagtccctgtctcaaaaccaaaccaaaacaaacaaaaacttaagtgaaaatcattttagtttttagtgAAATAGCTCAATCTAATaaacataattataatattattccatatatgtatacatacaaatttaTATCCATATAGgaaaaaacttttaaagttattatcaaattcctgtttttgtttttgtttttctgagtcaggAAGGGAACCCCTGGAAGAACTGAAGGGTCTGCTGGGTGCCTGCTACTTGCACTGTGTGGTTTTCAGTTTTAAGTTTGCCTTacgttagccaggcagtggtggcacacacctttaatcccagcacttaggaggcagagggaggcagatttctgagttcaaggccagcttggtctacagagtgagttccaggacagccagggctacacagagaaaccctgtctccaaaaacaaaaacaagcaaacaaaaaaaaattgccttaTGTTGCTGATACAGAGGACCCCATGGTAAGCAAAAACAACCAAGTTAGTAGGGACCTTTGCAGACACATGCTTGGGGTTgtgcccatacatacatatatatatatacatatgtatacacatttctATCCTACACACCTACCTGCCCATACAAAAACATTTTACACTGTCTCTAGACCATCTAATAGCTACTACAGGCATTATAACCAGggatactgttttgttttaaaaaagacaaaaagtctGCTCATATCCAGTCCAcatggcaaataaataaataaataagtaaaccttttttAGTGTTTTCAGTTCACAATTCACTGAATTCAAGGATGGAGTCCCTGAGGATGTTCAAGACCAAGTGCAAAAGCTACTTTAAGTTTGTTTTCAGATTCTGTATCTTTAAAAGATGGTTGTTAAAACATATTTGGGAAtgatacagatttttaaataacCTTTGTTTCATGCGTATTTGAAAAGGAGTGTTTGTACTCTACAGAGATGTGTTAGAAAAGAGTTTCCTGCTgggctatggtggcacacacctttaattccggcactcgggaggcagaggcagttggatctctgtggaTTTGAAGCCAGACTTGTcgacagaatgagttccaggacagccagggcttcagagagaaacccttgtttcaaaaaaaaaaaaaaaaaaaaNNNNNNNNNNaaaaaaaaaaaaaaaaaaaatccctatacCCTTCCTAAAGTAAAGGGTGAAATCCTTATACCTTTCCACGGCTCTCATAGACATGCTCCGTGCTGTATTCCCTGAGACTATGACATGGTGCAGGGAAGCGAGGGCACTCTGATAATCTGGGCTGTGTTTTTAAAACCTTGGTTTGGATCCTGGCTCTGGGAAAACCACCTCCATTACTCACTAGTCTTTGAAGCAAAGCGCCTTGTGGGATGAGCCAGCCTTAAAATGGAACAGGACTAGGGTGAGATTTACAACTCTGCCATGTCCGGGAAGTCTTTCAATCAGAGTTCACTAGCTTCGCCTGCATCGATTACTCCACTTTGAGTACATCTGTGAACCTTGCAGGTGTAGCCCCCAAAGTTCTTGGAGAAGCCTGACACATAGTATTCTGAGCAAGAACTTAATGCTGATGGTACCTGGCAGGTTGGATCTGACAGTTACAATGTTGTCCTTAACTACCTCCTAAAACCTGTAACATTGCATGCCTCATCTGTCCCAGCAGGGGGAGCCAATTATCAAGCTGTTTAATGCACACCagggagagaaacaaaagcaTTGGTTTTGTCTGTAGTCCTCCTAAAATTGGTCTTTGTGTGGGATTGTCTTCGAACTCACAGATGTGCAATTGTAAGAGGTCTGCAAAGGACATGGCAAACACTAGCCTGATCAAGCCTGAGATGTATTTCCTGGACTTCTGCTCCTGTTTAATGTTCACTACTTCCTTCCAACACACTAGTGTGACAAGATAAACCTGCATCTAGCAGGTGGGCCGGAACAGACCATACTTGGGAAATTCGTCTTCTTTTATCTAGGTCATTTTTAAGTGCAATTTGCCCTTTAGGGCCATCAAGATGGCTTTATTAGGTAAAGGTACCTGCCGCCAAGCCtgctctatacacacacacacacacacacacacacacacacacacagagagagagagacatatgcacacacaaacacataactactaataaaatgtaattaaaatttaattatgccTTATACATAGTAGGTTTGCAAAGCTCCTGCCAGCTATAGTTTTTAGATTAAAGTGTCTCAAGAGAGGACTGTCTGGAAGACACCTTAGCCATCGATTCCAAGATGTCACCACCGATGCCCAATGGACAGTGTGCCTACATTTTCAgtcttgggttttttggtttAGTGTGTATGGCCAGATTTCCTCAGAAGTGGGGAATCTTTGAcgttatatgtaaaatattgtaTGTACATAAATAGAAATGGTGAGTAGAATTTGGATGAGCTTCTCAAAaggaaaagccaaaaacaaaaatcaaatcacCACCAACAACAGAGGCAGAGGAGCTATTTGTGAGTTAAACCATGATGTGTCAGGGCTACAGACCACTGACTCCACACAGAGATCCTGGTGCCAATgttgaaaaagaaacattaacaaGAAGTTATCATTTTTCTCCCCTTGCaattatacctttttttttttttttttttttagaaagttaCAGTCTGGGATAGAACTTAATATTATGATCAAATTTAGATGTGGCAAAATCCAAAACAGAACTACACACTGCAGTCTTGAGAAATCCAATTGCAAAACAGTCCCTGCCGTCCATCCCAGTCCCGGCAGCCACTTGTGTCCCACACAGATCCCTGGTTACCTCAGACTGCACAAAACTGACAGGAACCCGTTCATCTTCCAGCATGCGTCTAGATGCCTTTTGCAAATACATGTAATCGACGAGAGACTTATGGTCAAAGTTTCCTGTAGGAGCCTTGTCAGTTTGATCTTTTTGGATCATCCCCACAGGAAGGTGGGGGTCAGGGGCCATGACTTCCATCTCTGACTGCAGTTCCTTCAGCTCTTCAGGGGATAAGTTGGCCAAGATTTCATCTTCATCAAGCTCCTCACTAAGGGTGTCTTCTTGCTCTGAATTCCTGCTGTGCTCCgacatcatttattttttctatctgTTTCTAGATcaccagaaaagaagaaataatccaatatgatttttttttaaagaaggaatcaGTATGCAAACACCAGCCAACCCACTCTTGAGAGATTTTTTCACTCAATGGTGTTGGTTGAGCTGCTGGGAGTGAGTGACTATAGCTCAGCTCATGTGGGATCTATATTAAGCAAGGTTTTCTGGGCAGAGTCAAGTCGCGGAACTACTACATGACTCCCTTTTTGGCAACTTGAGTCATCTGTACAAATCCATCTGACATTTCAGTACAGCTGCTGTGCTGGACAGAGAGTAGTCGGTCTACGGAATCTCTGCAGGAATAAAATGCATTCTTTTCTAAAGCCCTCCCACCCCAGGGTCCAGTTCCTTGCAGCCCACACCCACTGCTCTAGATTCCTCCTCCTCCCGCCTCCCCGGGAGGAGCCTGCTGCTGCTTATTTAAACAACTCACAAAACATCAGAGTAAAAATCCAGCCAGCAAATGCAGTTTCTCCTGGAATAGAAGCCTCTCTTGAAGGTGGACGGTGAGCTGGGCTCTGCCTGTCCTCTCCAGCAGGCTCTGGAAGCCGTGCCACTGAAGGGAACAGCTCAGGTCTTGCTATGGTGTAAGTGAACCGGTGTAAGCTGCTCTTATCTGCATCTCGATCCTGTGACCCGACAGATGGGGATAACAAGGCCCTGAATTTCCACGTAAGGGGGAGGGGCCATGTAAGGGGTTTTAAACCATTTATGTCAAAGCTAGCTAAATTAAGATGGACcagaagagaatttttttttttatcttactgtTGAAATACTGGGTGAAAATGGCAGcatgaaaagatttttttgtaaCCTGTGGGGGAGGGacactaattttttttcagattactAACATGCAATTATGTTGACCCAGCAACACTACTTTTTGAGGTGAATCCCTGAGATATACTCCCATGAAGATGAAAGCACAATTGTGTACATTAATTGGCTACAGAAAGCTCTAAAACAGTGTGCATAATTAGTCTTGAGACAGTAAGTTAAACGaatgtatgtaaataaaaataagagctgGGCCAAGTTCTGCACgcttttagtctcagcactcaggaggcagaggcaggcagatctctgtgagttcaaggtcagcctagtttatgtagcaagttccagg carries:
- the Lmod3 gene encoding leiomodin-3, whose protein sequence is MMSEHSRNSEQEDTLSEELDEDEILANLSPEELKELQSEMEVMAPDPHLPVGMIQKDQTDKAPTGNFDHKSLVDYMYLQKASRRMLEDERVPVSFVQSEENTQKQHEVRDKGIKSMPQFLKEKLNSEILAKKRESNGSNNVQETEDNDEDEEEEDEDEEDDEEEDDEDEEDEVGEQTNREKNEAKEQGHNNLGTCQQPASKSPEEQKDTPETKEKSEKKIAKLDPKKLALDTSFLKVSARPSGNQTDLDGSLRRVRQNDPDMKELNLNNIENIPKEMLLDFVNAMKKNKHIKSFSLANVGADESVAFALANMLRENRSITTLNIESNFITGKGIVAIMRCLQFNETLTELRFHNQRHMLGHHAEMEISRLLKANNTLLKMGYHFELPGPRMVVTNLLTRNQDKRRQKRQEEQQQQQLKEQRKLIAMLENGLGLPPGMWERLGGPMPDPRMQEFFQPSSGRPLDAQEVPFGARKEMIKNPPQPPQCKTDPDSFRVVKLKRIQRKSRMPEAREAQEKTNLKDVIKTLKPVPRNRPPPLVEITPRDQLLNDIRHSNVAYLKPVQLPKELE